A single genomic interval of bacterium harbors:
- a CDS encoding pyridoxamine 5'-phosphate oxidase family protein, whose translation MNIPKEVEEMIRGNIVILVATSSLEGVPHLAAARGMTLVDKETVSIKDWLCLQSLDNLSENPRVALSLMDEWGQRGFQLIGTVEMGQVEEMLDGYMSEDEGARLVPQTRSALTVRVERVLELCLTPHPEEN comes from the coding sequence ATGAACATCCCAAAAGAAGTGGAAGAAATGATCAGGGGCAACATTGTCATCTTGGTGGCCACTTCCAGTCTGGAAGGGGTGCCCCATCTGGCTGCTGCCAGAGGTATGACCCTGGTGGACAAAGAGACGGTTAGCATAAAGGACTGGCTTTGCCTCCAGAGCCTAGATAACCTGTCAGAGAATCCCCGTGTTGCTTTGTCCCTCATGGATGAATGGGGGCAAAGGGGTTTTCAACTGATCGGAACCGTTGAGATGGGCCAGGTGGAGGAGATGTTGGACGGATACATGTCTGAGGATGAGGGTGCGAGGCTTGTGCCTCAGACAAGAAGCGCTTTGACTGTTCGGGTTGAAAGAGTCTTGGAACTTTGCCTGACTCCACATCCGGAGGAGAATTGA
- a CDS encoding TRAP transporter permease, which produces MTHSGGKQGGANFVGLVVTVTAVAMCAFHLYTAQFGLRPAVIQRGIHLFFGVLLVFLLYPGMKKGPAKGLVRLLDMLIMGAGASGLLYIVSQYRNIAMRGGAPNTADLVFGSIVILVTLEATRRVLGPALSIIGALSLAYALFGNHIPGDWGHRGVFVDELVEYQFLTTEGLFSVPLGASANFIFLFILFGAFLVSSGTGDFFIKFANSLAGHLRGGPAKVAVLSSACFGTISGSAVANVVSTGSFTIPLMKRIGYRPVFAGAVESVASTGGQIMPPVMGAGAFIMADMLGVSYLRVCMAAAIPALLYFFALLYMVHMEALRQGLRGLSRAELPRLVPVLREGGYLLLPAPLLLILLILGYSPMKAGFWSIVAVLLVSSLKKASRMSPAKILETFERGAKGSLEVLTACATAGIVIGVVTQTGLGLKFSSLVIQAAGGHLLLALVFVMLTSLVLGMGLTTSAAYILTVILGGPVLTKLGVDPLAAHMFVFYYACLSTITPPVALAAFAGAGIAGSPPFRTGFEAMRLALVAYVVPFIFVFHPALIWKGEVAVIAQAAITAMVGCVALGSGMMGYLVGKLHLVERGTLILAGVLLIKPGSETDILGAGILVLVWAVQLTRVRLSRRRKLNEAGIPEANGGS; this is translated from the coding sequence ATGACCCATAGCGGTGGAAAGCAGGGGGGAGCTAACTTTGTGGGATTGGTCGTGACTGTGACAGCAGTGGCCATGTGCGCTTTTCACCTTTACACAGCCCAGTTCGGTCTGAGGCCAGCTGTGATCCAAAGGGGCATTCACCTTTTTTTTGGAGTGCTTCTGGTCTTTCTATTGTATCCCGGCATGAAAAAGGGGCCGGCCAAAGGCCTGGTGAGGCTGCTGGACATGCTCATCATGGGAGCCGGGGCCTCAGGCCTCCTGTACATCGTCAGCCAGTACAGGAATATCGCCATGAGGGGAGGCGCTCCCAACACAGCTGATTTGGTATTTGGCTCCATAGTCATCCTGGTTACCCTCGAAGCCACCCGAAGGGTATTGGGTCCGGCCCTTAGCATCATAGGGGCCTTGAGCCTGGCCTATGCCTTGTTTGGAAATCACATCCCAGGGGACTGGGGCCACAGGGGGGTCTTTGTGGATGAGCTCGTGGAGTATCAGTTTTTGACCACAGAGGGCCTTTTCTCTGTGCCCCTGGGGGCCAGCGCAAATTTTATCTTTCTTTTCATCCTGTTCGGGGCCTTTCTGGTCAGCTCAGGCACAGGGGACTTCTTCATCAAATTTGCCAATTCACTGGCCGGTCACCTAAGGGGAGGTCCTGCCAAAGTGGCTGTTCTTTCCTCGGCCTGCTTTGGAACCATCTCGGGCTCTGCAGTGGCCAATGTGGTCTCCACGGGCTCCTTCACTATCCCACTGATGAAACGCATAGGTTATAGGCCTGTTTTTGCCGGGGCAGTGGAGTCGGTGGCCTCCACAGGGGGGCAGATCATGCCGCCAGTGATGGGTGCAGGGGCCTTTATAATGGCAGATATGCTGGGAGTTTCCTACCTAAGGGTATGCATGGCAGCTGCCATCCCAGCCTTGCTTTACTTCTTTGCGCTTCTGTACATGGTGCACATGGAGGCCTTGAGACAGGGGCTGAGGGGGTTGTCCAGGGCAGAATTGCCAAGGCTGGTGCCTGTGCTGCGGGAGGGAGGCTATCTGCTTCTTCCCGCCCCTTTGCTGTTAATACTATTGATACTGGGTTACTCCCCCATGAAAGCCGGTTTCTGGTCCATAGTGGCTGTGCTTTTGGTGAGCAGCTTGAAAAAGGCCAGCCGCATGAGCCCCGCAAAGATCCTTGAGACCTTCGAGAGGGGCGCCAAAGGCTCCCTGGAAGTGCTCACAGCCTGCGCCACGGCTGGAATCGTCATAGGGGTTGTGACCCAAACAGGACTGGGTCTGAAGTTCTCAAGCCTTGTGATCCAGGCTGCAGGGGGCCATCTACTGCTGGCCCTTGTTTTTGTCATGCTGACCTCCCTGGTCCTGGGAATGGGACTGACCACCTCGGCAGCATACATACTCACGGTGATCCTGGGAGGCCCTGTGCTGACAAAACTGGGTGTGGATCCTCTGGCTGCCCACATGTTTGTGTTTTACTATGCGTGCCTGAGCACCATAACCCCTCCTGTGGCACTGGCGGCCTTTGCCGGGGCAGGCATAGCGGGTTCTCCTCCCTTTCGCACAGGATTTGAGGCCATGAGGCTTGCCCTTGTGGCATACGTGGTGCCCTTTATATTTGTTTTTCACCCGGCTCTGATCTGGAAAGGGGAGGTGGCCGTCATAGCTCAGGCTGCTATTACTGCCATGGTGGGTTGTGTTGCCCTGGGCTCTGGAATGATGGGCTACCTGGTGGGGAAACTTCACCTGGTGGAAAGGGGGACCTTGATTTTGGCAGGAGTGCTACTCATAAAACCCGGATCCGAGACCGATATTCTAGGGGCAGGCATTCTTGTGCTGGTCTGGGCCGTGCAGTTAACAAGGGTAAGGCTCTCCAGAAGAAGAAAGCTTAATGAGGCAGGGATTCCGGAAGCAAACGGGGGTTCCTGA
- a CDS encoding acyl-CoA dehydrogenase family protein, protein MHSLLTEEQRAFWNRCQTYARQELAPLAQTLGEVNVVPEALRRSLAASGLYAPLFPEQYGGSGVSAVKICLAREALACVYGPADTTYAMQGLGSQPIILAGSEEQKKSYLPPLARGERLTTFALTEPGAGSDVSSLETWAQEVDGGFLLNGLKRFISNGYSADMAVVFARSPTEANPMALSGFVVEKGMKGFEVLRRLEPMASHDLVEFRFKDLRVPSTSLLGSLGQGFALAMQTLELMRMSVGAAAVGMAQAALQEALAWAKSRVQFGRAISEFQGVSFQIADAATETEAARALVYLAAIKKERGAEDASLFSSMAKLFATEAAFRCIDRALQVHGGMGVLKGSRVEQLYREIRPLRIYEGTSEIQRLVISRKLTKKDKALGAG, encoded by the coding sequence ATGCACTCGCTTTTGACAGAAGAACAAAGAGCCTTTTGGAATAGATGCCAAACCTATGCCAGGCAGGAGCTGGCCCCCCTGGCTCAGACTCTGGGGGAGGTGAACGTGGTTCCAGAGGCCCTTCGCAGATCCCTGGCCGCCTCAGGACTTTATGCCCCACTGTTTCCTGAACAGTACGGGGGCAGCGGGGTGAGTGCTGTTAAGATCTGCCTGGCCAGGGAAGCCCTGGCATGTGTGTATGGGCCTGCTGACACCACCTATGCCATGCAAGGGCTTGGAAGCCAACCCATAATACTGGCCGGTTCTGAAGAGCAGAAGAAATCCTATTTGCCCCCTCTGGCCAGGGGGGAGAGACTCACCACCTTTGCCTTGACAGAACCAGGAGCCGGCTCGGATGTAAGCTCTTTGGAGACATGGGCGCAGGAAGTGGATGGAGGTTTTCTGCTCAATGGTCTCAAAAGGTTCATATCCAACGGATACTCCGCTGACATGGCAGTGGTTTTTGCCCGCAGCCCCACTGAGGCGAATCCCATGGCGCTGTCTGGATTCGTGGTGGAGAAGGGGATGAAGGGCTTTGAAGTGCTTCGCAGACTTGAGCCCATGGCAAGCCATGATTTGGTGGAATTCAGGTTCAAGGATCTCAGAGTCCCCAGCACAAGTCTGCTGGGATCACTGGGCCAGGGTTTTGCCTTGGCCATGCAAACCCTGGAGCTCATGAGGATGTCGGTGGGGGCTGCGGCTGTGGGAATGGCACAGGCAGCCTTGCAAGAGGCACTGGCCTGGGCCAAAAGCCGTGTACAGTTCGGAAGAGCCATATCCGAGTTTCAGGGGGTTTCTTTTCAGATCGCCGATGCTGCCACCGAGACCGAGGCTGCCAGGGCTCTGGTATACCTTGCCGCAATCAAGAAAGAAAGAGGGGCTGAAGACGCCTCTTTGTTTTCCTCCATGGCCAAGCTCTTTGCCACAGAGGCTGCGTTTCGGTGCATAGACAGGGCCTTGCAGGTCCATGGTGGAATGGGGGTGCTCAAAGGTTCAAGAGTGGAGCAGCTCTACAGGGAGATAAGGCCGCTTAGGATCTACGAAGGCACCTCCGAGATCCAGAGGTTGGTGATTTCCAGAAAACTGACCAAGAAAGACAAGGCCTTGGGGGCTGGGTAG
- a CDS encoding DUF1850 domain-containing protein: protein MSRASGPGWALAFLVLWALSVVLWLSATPRAWAQEPMALVLRQEGKGEALWCGPVWPQQEFVVEFVHSYERLPVREHYRILGPGKILFEGLVTRSVLNGQGFLASEIHTRPDGWLQTGAVRTMLKRVEFIMGAKEHANHRILLGGKMHFLNQEVPAGALVLLGAEEGLCSLPKP, encoded by the coding sequence GTGAGCAGGGCCTCAGGGCCCGGCTGGGCATTGGCTTTCTTGGTGTTATGGGCTCTGTCTGTGGTTCTGTGGCTGAGTGCAACCCCGCGGGCCTGGGCTCAGGAGCCTATGGCTTTGGTGCTCAGGCAGGAGGGTAAGGGGGAGGCTCTTTGGTGTGGGCCTGTATGGCCGCAACAGGAGTTTGTTGTGGAGTTTGTTCACTCCTATGAGCGCTTGCCTGTTAGGGAGCATTACAGGATCCTGGGGCCAGGCAAAATTTTATTTGAAGGCCTGGTCACCAGATCCGTGCTCAACGGACAAGGTTTTTTGGCATCGGAGATCCATACCAGGCCCGATGGATGGCTGCAAACTGGTGCAGTGCGGACAATGTTGAAGAGGGTGGAGTTTATCATGGGTGCCAAAGAGCATGCGAATCACCGCATCTTGCTGGGCGGCAAGATGCACTTTCTGAACCAGGAGGTTCCGGCCGGTGCCTTGGTCCTGTTGGGGGCCGAAGAAGGCTTATGCTCTTTGCCCAAGCCCTGA
- a CDS encoding DUF488 family protein, translating to MQLKIKRIYDPASPHDGQRILVDRLWPRGISKEKAEIVFWARQLAPSHELRRWYGHDPAKWEEFKSKYFQELKANPLELEKLLEYLRRGPVTLLYGSTETKLNNAVALKEYLERMLQASQENIEL from the coding sequence ATGCAACTCAAGATCAAGAGGATCTACGATCCAGCTTCCCCCCATGACGGTCAGCGTATACTGGTGGACAGGCTGTGGCCCAGGGGGATATCCAAGGAGAAAGCAGAGATAGTTTTCTGGGCCAGGCAACTGGCACCATCCCATGAGCTTAGGCGCTGGTACGGTCATGATCCTGCCAAATGGGAGGAGTTTAAATCCAAGTACTTCCAGGAGTTGAAAGCGAATCCACTGGAGCTGGAAAAACTTCTGGAATACCTTCGCAGGGGGCCAGTTACCCTTCTCTATGGCTCAACAGAGACCAAGCTCAATAATGCAGTGGCTCTCAAGGAATACCTGGAGAGAATGCTCCAGGCGAGCCAGGAGAACATTGAACTCTAG
- a CDS encoding cyclase family protein, which yields MDSRRIKDLIRTGKLYDLGMEYFVGMPHHPNHPGFALTLLKLHGEIMYEGGVSACNCLFTTGGHTGTHLDAPGHISLDKEVYGVGDIQPWQDYHGLKKGGIETIPPIVTRGVLLDIAGKEEVECLDADYRIDSRVLRGAAEAQGVSIEPGDGVLIRTGWIRNYPNPLHYVSHEKGCPGLVEDGASWLVEQKISCVGSDTLALEKTPTSNLPVHVILLVKNGILIMEVLNLEELAKEKVYEFLLMVSPLKIKGATASPVRPVALS from the coding sequence ATGGACTCCAGACGCATAAAAGATTTGATCAGAACAGGCAAGCTCTATGACCTGGGGATGGAATACTTCGTGGGCATGCCACATCACCCCAACCATCCTGGCTTTGCTTTAACTCTTTTGAAGCTGCACGGGGAGATAATGTATGAAGGGGGGGTCTCGGCCTGCAACTGCCTTTTCACCACAGGAGGGCACACAGGAACTCACCTGGATGCACCTGGCCACATAAGCCTTGACAAAGAGGTCTATGGAGTCGGGGACATACAGCCCTGGCAGGACTATCACGGCCTCAAGAAGGGGGGCATAGAGACCATCCCTCCCATAGTTACCAGGGGGGTCTTGCTGGACATAGCTGGAAAGGAAGAGGTGGAATGCTTGGATGCTGACTACAGGATAGACTCCAGAGTCCTGCGGGGTGCTGCCGAGGCCCAGGGAGTCTCCATTGAACCCGGCGACGGGGTCCTGATCCGCACCGGGTGGATCCGCAATTACCCGAACCCCCTTCATTATGTGTCACATGAGAAAGGATGCCCTGGGCTGGTGGAAGACGGGGCCTCCTGGCTTGTGGAACAGAAAATTAGCTGCGTGGGATCAGACACTCTGGCCCTCGAGAAGACCCCTACCTCCAATCTGCCGGTTCACGTGATACTTCTTGTAAAAAACGGGATTCTCATAATGGAGGTCTTGAACCTGGAGGAGCTGGCCAAGGAAAAGGTCTATGAGTTCTTGCTTATGGTCTCACCTCTCAAGATCAAGGGAGCAACGGCCTCTCCGGTGAGACCTGTAGCCTTGAGCTGA
- a CDS encoding TAXI family TRAP transporter solute-binding subunit, protein MGRKLMAGFCGVILVAALFLGTTPGWAAEKRLVIATASTGGTWYPLGGGVANLITKYVANTSASAKPSGASVENIRNVGGGRVDLAIVMPDAAYFAFKGEADFKADKKYENLRALFATYPIEAYFYTVEKTGIKSFSDLKGKKVAVGAAGSGTEVFNRMVLEMYGITYDHIKPQFLSAPEATEALKDGTVDAAMYLLGTPAPTLMELATQRKIVFISMEPEKAKAFCEKYPFYSQTTVKAGTYKDQSQDFNTVNYYGIFICNKDMEEKLAYDILKAVFEHKEELDQIHVAFKDIKLQNAAKSIAIPLHPGAEKFLKEKGVIK, encoded by the coding sequence ATGGGAAGGAAGCTTATGGCAGGATTCTGCGGGGTGATCTTGGTGGCAGCTTTGTTTTTGGGAACCACTCCTGGCTGGGCAGCTGAGAAAAGGTTGGTCATAGCCACAGCCTCCACAGGGGGGACATGGTATCCCCTTGGAGGCGGAGTAGCCAACCTCATAACTAAGTACGTGGCCAATACCTCTGCCTCGGCCAAGCCCTCGGGGGCCTCGGTGGAGAACATCAGGAACGTTGGCGGAGGAAGGGTGGATCTGGCCATAGTAATGCCGGATGCAGCCTACTTTGCTTTCAAAGGGGAAGCGGATTTCAAGGCAGACAAGAAATACGAAAATTTAAGGGCCCTTTTTGCCACGTACCCCATAGAGGCCTATTTTTACACTGTGGAGAAGACCGGAATAAAGAGTTTCTCCGACCTGAAGGGCAAGAAGGTGGCGGTAGGGGCGGCTGGATCAGGTACCGAGGTCTTCAACCGCATGGTGCTGGAGATGTACGGCATCACCTATGATCACATCAAGCCCCAGTTCCTCTCTGCCCCTGAGGCCACCGAAGCGCTCAAAGACGGCACCGTGGACGCAGCCATGTACCTGCTTGGCACACCCGCTCCCACCCTCATGGAGCTGGCTACCCAAAGAAAGATAGTGTTCATAAGCATGGAGCCCGAAAAAGCCAAGGCCTTCTGCGAGAAATATCCCTTTTACTCCCAGACCACGGTCAAGGCTGGAACGTACAAAGACCAATCTCAGGACTTCAACACCGTGAACTACTACGGGATCTTCATCTGCAACAAGGACATGGAGGAAAAGCTGGCCTACGATATCCTAAAGGCCGTCTTCGAACACAAAGAAGAGCTGGACCAGATCCACGTGGCCTTCAAGGACATAAAGCTCCAAAACGCAGCCAAGAGCATAGCCATTCCTCTTCACCCCGGAGCTGAGAAGTTCTTGAAGGAAAAAGGAGTAATCAAGTGA